The following DNA comes from Poecilia reticulata strain Guanapo linkage group LG5, Guppy_female_1.0+MT, whole genome shotgun sequence.
acatttgttGTTATGAGAGCAACAAATGCCATTAACTATTTTCTCATTGAATGTttgcaaatacatttaataGACATTTGCCAGTTTTTGAATTGAGCAGAACTAATTAAAACTGGACTTTtcttacaaaaacacatttctattgAAACTTTGTTCAGAGGTTTTAGTGGGTAATGAATTTAAGAGGAAGAGCCTGCAGTGCCTGTCAGGGTCTTGGTCttttctgctgatgtttttggtgtaaaagtaaaaacagaccCTCCAACATTACAGTTGTTCAGCCTTCATAAGGTGAAGCTCCTCCAGCTGTTTACTGCTCCTCCTCCAGTCTGATCCCAGTGAAGTGAACAGGACAGGCCTCCATTTATCAACCTGACTTCACTATGATTGCCTTTTAAAACCTGAACCCACCTCTGCCATCAAGTGGCCACAACCATAATCTGCATCTCGTGCTCCCcactcactcacacacgcacacacacactccttcaGCTGCCCGTGTTTACATCCGAGGCTCGAAGCTCTCCACTCGGGAGAGTTCACAGGAGAGAGGAGATAAGTGGGGGAAACAGAGCCGCGGTTAATGGGCCGCGTcgagcacaaacacacatgaacTCAAAGgcacactgacacacactcGCATTGCACTCCAAGCACACCTGAGTCTCCTCTAAAACAGGGCCTCAGCGTTCAGCTGAGACACTCGAATGCTCCTGCAGCCATCAGAGGTCAAATACATTACAGCAGAAGTGAAAGTTACCGCGCACAAAACTATCAGACAAATAAAGAAGTCACTTGGACTGAAAGGAAACGCTGAGAAGTAACAAACGCACCTTTTGTAACAGCTGGGAGCCAGAGTACTTCGCAGAAAGTGATTTGATTTCTCCGCCAAATGCAGAGGCCCAAAGCTTTACGCTGccaaggaaaagaaagaaaaactgatgaaTTGACAAAGAATCACAGAGTTTCCTTGAGAAAGAAGAGTGAAAAGATAAGGAGGTAAAACATACATATGTTTTGGGTAACTTAGTCAACGACTTCATCCTGTCATCTGCAGTTGTTGAACCTGTTTCTGCTTCTAGCTTCTCCTGATAAGTTGATCTTATTCACCTGCTGTGCACTTATAGAAACTTTCACTAAATTTAAATCTCTTCTCTGTGAAACAACAATCTGTAATGTTCCAAGATGTTGTTTTGcatacaaatatgtaaaaaaaaacctattaaaCACGTTTATTTGTGGCTTTACGgaatgaaaatgttcttttaattaACACAAAAGGTTTTCCTGAAAGCTTTAAATCATGCAAACAGTTCCCTGGTTttcataaaaaggaaaaaaaaaaaaaatcaaatctagattcctttttttccccatttgttaGGAATTAAAACTCAAATGTAAAGGTGAAatctttgaagttttattgGTTTGCTTTGTTCAGCATTGCAAAAGAGCACTAAAGAAATGCTGGATGTGTttgtatgtatttgtttttttaatgaacctTCAGTTTAATTATATCTGCTGGTGATTAAGAGcaactctggtaaaaaaaagtgattggTGAAACGTAACACAATGGTCAGAAAATcagagtttaaaaatatatttattaatcaTACTTCTTATGTACGTTTTGAATAATAATGATAGTAAACTTGGGTAACTCtaacttctttttaaatagaatATTACACTTTTTGTTGCTAGTTCTTTATTAGACAAATCATAAAGATGGACCTAAAGGTGAGACATTTACACATTACTTCTTCAATTTTAGCAAACCTAAAGCTCAGTTGAGTAACTTTATaagcattgtaaaaaaaaaatcaattggtCCTTTCAGTCACATTGCAAAGATTAGCTGTTCcatcacattttctttactaCTTCAGTCATTTTCTGAAGTAGCAGGGTCCGATTCCAATCTAACTAAAGCGCTTCAGAGATTCAAAAAGCAAATTCTGAATATTCTGAGTGTGAAACACATGCGGTGCTGAATGAGCTTAGTCtttataaaatgcaacaaactgaTTAGATaagtagaacaaaaaaaaaaaactgagctaattGTCACTCACACTGACAGAGGGATTCCTTGCTGGGATCCCACCACCGCCGCTACGTTCCAGCCGATGAAGatccagagaagaagaaacgtGTGCAAGACTTGGATCCTGCAGATTCCCTCCATTTCAAGCTCTTTGTTGCCTCTGGACAATTtctgcagagtaaaaaaaatcccGTCCGACCTCGGTGCAGCTCGATACCCTCCTCCGGTGCAACTTCTCCACCTTCTGCCTCCACTGCCAACACGTCCTCAGCCCCACTACTGTATCTGAGTGGgattgagagagagagagaaagagagagagagagagagagagagagagagagagagagagagagagagcgagcgagCGAGCATCCTCCTCCAGCGTGTCTCTCCATCTTTTCCTCCCCCCTCTCTGAAAACCCACTCGGCTCATGGTGCAGGAATTACAGAGCGCGTCTCTTTGTTTGCAGCTCAATAGCTTTGAGAAGCAGATTATCGCTTTTTGGAGACAATGCTTGGCTTTCATTCCTttctaacataaacagaaaaacatgcagggactgagttgaagaaaaatttaattggtTAAATGTTTGCAGTCTCACTTAGACTAAACATCTCTGTCTTAAAGTTGATGCATATGATTCCCCTAACACTCCTAGATGTCTGtccataacagaaaaaaaagcaaaaacaaaaacaaaaaaggattttacaAAGGGATCTCTTTAATCTGATCAGAAATTATACTTCATTTTgctatttttggttaaaaaaacagcCTATGGGCTATAAATGTATCTGAACATAAAGTTAAAACTGGAAACCATATTGGACTGATGGCAATTTACTTTAGTATAAAAGTCTCTGTGGGAGATAATGAGGCTGCAGATATCTGGTGAGGGCTAGAGCTCTGCTGCAAAAacgggagagagagaaagaaaagagtgtTAAACAGTGCCGTCATCAATGGGGGTCTGCAGAGGGACAATGTCAAGGCAAAAAAAGTTTCAAGAGCTGCATGATACTTATTTATATCAATATGTTGCTTGCAATTTACTTTATAATTAcctctttatgaatgtctgtcACTCAGACCGCTTCCTCTAATATTAcccattttctgtgtttacagCAGGAGAATAATAGaaaagttacaacatttaaatatttcttacaaTAAATTTTGTAGGGGATTAGAAGaaaaccactgaaaaaaaacctctaaaacatTCTTAACATATAAAATCTGCTGACTTTAGGTAAATAGGTATTTTAAAACCGAAACATTGGACTATTAGGGGTTTTCCAAAATCAGAATTAAATTACAAGTTccaccagcaaaaaaaaaaaaaaaaacctaaataaaactCTTGAAATTGTGTTTTGGCTTTGATTTGCAAACCAAAGATTACCAGTGTCCTGTGAACTCATGcattatatattttcattactTACAGAGTATTTCAAGCATTCATTTTTGATCATTCTGACAACTATGGTTCACAGGAGGATAACCTTAAAAAGTCAGGAAATCTTCTGACTTGGTGGTTGTCTATTTCACACGACATAACTTATAAAGAAACTGGCTGTTCACAGAGCCCAAGCACATTTAAGGAAAGTTAggtgaaaggaaaaagtgtaTAGAGAAATTGAGGACAAGTAACAGTGACAACAGAAACCTCACTATAGTGTTTAACGTGAGTGCTTCAAGACatacagaaagaaacagaactgtctgtttctttctctatttttattaagtgtttatttttatgcaggCCATAATccttaaaatcaacaaaaataaataaacacgcATACAAATATGAAGCCGTGCTTAATTCTCtgcattatttaacatttttgaaatgactTTGCTGAAACAAATAGACGTTTCAACGACATTCAGATTTACCGGGACGCGGCTGTAGCTACAGAGAAACAACTCGTATAAGCAGAAGATAAGAGCCCCTGTGCAAAAGGGTGGAGATTTGCATTATCAGTGTGCATTACCCGTGATTGGCTGAAGTCTTAATTAATCACTTGTCACCCAACAGCGACTTTTCTATGCAGATCCCAACACTGCTGCTGGTGCACTGCAGTGTCGCGACTCCTCATGTATGAAAACAGTTCCAGTGCCCCATTATTCAATCATACCGGAAGACGTCCCCATCGCCCTGCACTGTAAACGCTGATTATAAGGCGATAATCACGTCGGGGCATCGGACGGGCTGATGCAGCGCCTCTCTTTCCTCCTTCCGCACACAGCCCGCCGCCTTCACCCTCCGCAGGAACCTTGTTTCCACTTGAGGCTTTTATTAGACTCGTAATTGCATCGTACATCAAAGTTGTGAGGGGCCCCATTGCTGCCTGGGACGTGCCGATAAGCCACCTGCATGTTGGATGACGGACAATATCATCCAGCGTCTTCTCTGACCGGCGGCCTGAGCTTCACACCGActcctaaaatgttttaattaaccAGAAGGCCATCAAATCCAAACATCTCTCAGTCACAGAGCTGAGGAGGGTCTGCTGGTTTTATTGGAGCCGCTGCAGATAAGACTGATTGGACAGTCATGCTGATGTGTCCTTGAGCAAACCAAGCCGATGACTCACCAGggttgctggttttttttttttttttttttttttttttttgggtctgGAGGCTTTTAATCGACACTCACTCTCAGAAGTGCGGTTTTAAATTAGCTTTCTTTCAGAGCAGTTgagtaaaatctattttttcttaaagctgAGACGCCTCTAAAATTGCAGCTCGGATTAACTCACTTTTCAATGTGAGCTGCAGACATTCATTTGTTTAACTCATCTCTCGCTCAGGTTTTACATCAGATGAGCTTTAGACGATCTTTCTGCGTGCATCATGTCCAGGAAGGTATGGCTGCTGTCCTTAGTGCTGAACTCACTGCATGAATAATTCTCAACTAAACGCAGCGTTTAGTCGCATAACATAGCAGAGAGGCACCATTTCTCTCTGTTAAGGTCTTTAGAGTTGGTTTAAAGCATGTCTGGATTGGCTCAAACAAGCCGGTGTTCATCACcccctttgtttttcttggcttTAGCATAAACCCATTATCTTGATTAATCCACCAGTTAAACAACAAGGTTATTTTTCCTCACATTTGCCCCCCTTTTCCTCATTAAACACTCAATTCTTTTACATTCTGGTAAACAACCAGAATCCATCTGTCTGCCAACGTTAACTTActgtatttcaaaacaaaacatacactAGTATTATCATCTGTTGTTTCTGCCATAtctttcagttcattttaaatgttcactgATTCAGTTGCATTTAAAGTGTTCAGTCTATCATTCTTCCACACAAAGATATTCAGGGTGTCTTTTTTAAATCCCAGTCTACTTGGCTGATCTCTTCTTGCTGACAGTAAAGTAATAGCAGTAAGACTAATTTTACAATTCCTATAATTAGTCTGCACACTTTGATTTGGCTTCAACTATGAAGCCAGTGATCTTTTCTCAACGCTTGTAGAACGTCTTCACAAAAAAAGCCATTGTTAAGAGATGAACATAAAGGTAATCTCATTTTGAGGTCTGTTGTGCTTCGCTTTATAATTAGAGGCAGACAGTCTTGAACCATTAGCCTCTGTTGAACCCTCGCAGTTATAATCCACATCTTGACTTGATTGAACATAAACCTCTTAGAAGGTGAAACTTCGGACACTTCTTGTTAAATCCAAGGGCTTAACCTCACCTCAAATCTCCAGCGGCTGTGGATTACTCCACACAGACCACTTCCAGCGTTCACCCCACTGTGGATTACATGATCGAGTCAAACGTGTCGATGCGCCGGCGCCGTGTGTGATCATCGGATCACACACGGCGCCGGGTCATCGGAGCTTTACAGGCTAAATATAATACAATGCTATGTGAGTTTGGTAACTGGTTTGGTAACTAATAGTACGACCTGGTGGGTCTACAGCAGCACATCACATTGTGTAAACAGACCCACAACCAGTTACTTCACAGGATGTTTACAGGATcagcatgaaataaaaagatacaCAAAGAGCGCAAGACAGATTCTGGATCGATAGTTTAATGTAAGTCCAAGGagtttaatcacatttattatcTCAATGAGAAAAATGCAGCTACGTCTGTAGAAGCATTAgatcaggctgctgctgctgctttaatgcCAGATCGTGACTTTCCAGCCAGTTCCTTTATCTTTGCTCTAATCCCTCAAATACAATTCACTTCCTTCACCTGTTTTAAGGTTAATCTGCTGAAATCACAATAGCGTGTGTCTTAAAAACACACGCTATTATCAAAACACCTGGGAGGTttagagctgttttttttaattatgcagtTTCAGTTATACAGCTACCCTGTATTTATATAAGAGTTTAAATTtctatatttaaattattatagaGAACAAAACTGAGCAGTCTTTTATGTCACTACATGAAGAAAGCATGTTTATGATTTCAATAGATTCGGTTAATCTATTACAAGTATTTTGCCAgatccagtttctgttttcttttttaagcttCGTGGCTTCAGGTTAGtttctaaaacatgttttcagtaaTTCACTTTGAgtaaagctttatttttcttttataaagcTGATCAGAGAGCTGCAGATATGATGAGACACACGAGgccaaagaggaaaaacaaagtaagGTGATATTCAAGTGAAGCAGAAGTGTGTTGATCTTCATGCGTCAGGAAACGGTTACTAGAAACAGTTtgagctaaaaatgtaaataataaaagatgctTGATAAGGACCAAAATGTCTATTCCACTAAAccacaaagaaacaaaccagATATTAAACTGGAATAAACTCAAAATGAGCCTCAATTTGCATTAACGGATACATCTTTGAAAGATTCATGATCAGAATCAGAGAAAAGGGATTATACGTCAAATAAATTGTGAAATGAGCAGGAGGTAATCTCTGCAACCCACTGTGAGGTTTGGCGGAGTGCTGGCTGTATGAGCTGACATTAATCCAGCCTGGAGCATCCTGTTTAAACCTCCCTGCAATCAAGCGAAAGGTGAGGGATCAGGGATGATCATTTGAAGGAATTACTCTTTCTTAACTCCAGATCCAAAGGATTTAATCCAGCCGTCTAATCCCAGCCGTCTCATTCAGTCAGAGAGTTATTGACGATCTGGCAACTCTGACTTAAGAAGGAAGCACAGAGTCGGACCCCCTTTTTTCCCTGCTTTGCAGCAATGCAGCCAAATGCTTGGTTCTACATGGAGGAGCCCCCTCTCTCACGAGCTGGCTTCATTGTGCTCTCCGTCATCATGGCCTTTTTTACCATTCCTGCCATTGTGCTGAACGGTACAGTGATCATCGTGTCCCTCATGCACAAGCAGCTGAGGCAGCCGCTCAACTACGCTCTGGTGAACATGGCCGCAGCCGACCTGGGCACAGCGATGACCGGGGGGGTGCTGTCGGTGGTCAACAACGCCCAGGGGTATTTCTCCCTGGGCAGGACAGGCTGTGTGGTGGAGGGCTTCACTGTGTCCTTGTGTGGTGAGTCTAAAGAGTGGAGCAGTTCAGGAACCGGCTCACCTTAGTTGACTGGTTTCATCAGCTTTTCTTGCTCTGCAGGCGTCACGTCCCTGTGCACAGTGGCTCTGATCGCAGTGGAGAGGATGTTTGTGGTGTGCAAGCCTCTGGGACAGATAACCTTCCAGAAGAAGCATGCTGTCGGAGGCATAGTCTTGTCCTGGCTCTGGTCTCTTGCCTGGAACTTGCCCCCGCTCTTCGGCTGGGGCAGGTACGACCTGGAGGGCGTCGGGACGAACTGCGCACCAGACTGGCACAACACAGACCCCAACAATGTCTCCTACCTCATTGCTTACTTTGCTGTGTGTTTTGCCTTTCCTCTCACTCTGATCCTGGTCTCGTATGCAAAACTGCTGTGGACGTTACACCAGGTGAGACGTTTCTCGTCCCAAAAAGACCAATGTGGGTATATTTGAGatccaaaatgtttcttttatggTTTAATGCCTCTCCTGCATCAGCACTTTAGAAGCCATATACTTTGTTcttataaaaaatgtgatgGGGAACGACTTCAGATAATCACCTTGCTCAGTTAAGAGCATAATAATCAAAGAAATACAACGCAACGCTGGATTTTAGGACACTAGTTACAAAATGGCAAGagagaaaatgcataaaatgtatgttgagtgaatatatttaattttactttgaaaaatgtataattgcTTCTAATCTAGACAGTAAATCCTTTCTCCAGTTTAACTTTTGAATGATTATCATCATTTGATGCCCTGAAATGTTACTAATTAATCGTCATGGTGACATGTTTACCATTTTGTTTCGagtgtttttttcagcagattTCTGAACCTTAGGGCGattattaattcaaaattaacCTGACAATTGATGGTCTTCTCAGTTTTCTTATATCAggttcttggtttttttttttttttacattttatgcaatTTCTTGGGGAGACAACACCACGTATCTGATTCGAAATGAATCATTCAATTACTAACAAATGCTAACCTGTTTcacaaatatctttgtttttgctttttattattacgAGGATCACAATAagtgttattaaaataaaaacagctgttttcacAGCTCATGGGCCTTGTCTTGTCTCGCCAGTCACTAATCAATCCTGGTACTCTGTGTTACAGGTTTCAAAGATGGCCTGTGTGGAGGGAGGAGCAGTAGCTAAGGGGGAGATGAAGGTGGCGTCCATGGTGATTCTGATGGTGCTGTCATTCCTGGTCGCCTGGCTGCCGTACGCCGGTCTGGCCATGTTTGTAGTCTGCAGGCCTGATGCAAAGATTCATCCGCTGGTGGGCTCGCTGCCGGTTTACCTGGCGAAAAGCAGCACTGCGTACAATCCCATCATCTACATTTTGCTCAACAAACAGGTGACTTAAAACCACACTTTGATTATTCTAACAATTAGAACAGGGATTGTAAATCAGCTATAAATCCTCAGATGCTTTTGTAAAAGCACATCAGCCCCCTCTAGTGGTGATAAGACACATAACACCGTGCCGGAGAAATTACGCTTTTGATTCAAAACATGCTTAGTGTTTTAATGCTGCATCGTAATTTTAACGTATAACTGTATAAACTCAACTGTTGGAGTTCTTctattttgagaaaaactgttacatttttatttataatataacctgctgcataaataaatacaaaggaaacacgcacacacatacttTCTACTgggtaagaaaaacacaataagaGAAACAAATACTCTGTCAGGGGCTTTACCTaggaaataaacataaataaacattgaaGTACTGATccattaatactttttaaaggtAGGAAAACCCAAGAATCTGCAAACAGGGTATAAGCAGCAACAGCTGGACACACAGCTGAAGACAGACgacatgagaagaaaaacaaaaggccCAGATTTAATAGCAGTCCAACCTCCATCAGTGACTTCTGAGAAATTCAGCTAAATagataaagaataaaacagctATTTTCtgtgaaggaaggaaagaaatagCTCTCAGTAGACATGTTTTCCCTCTGGATGAAGCCAGGAAAGAAGCAGAGAAGagataagagagaaaaataatgagCGTAGTTAAAGCAcctctttggttttctttaaagagaGGACGAATTGGAtccacatttgttttattccagGAAAGAGACGAGGAACTGAACGTACACATGGCTCAGCATTGGCTTATGGGAGCTTCATGCTGCGTGTTAAAAACTGTCCTACGGTCTGAAACTGATGTCCTCATGGATCCACTGACTTACATGTAAGATGTTAATAActgtgtatgtttgttttttgtttgcttgtttcataGTTTCGTAAGTACGCTGTGCCCTTCCTGCTCTGCAGGAAGGAGATGGTGGAGGAAGACGAGGCGTCAGAGGCGACAACCACTGTGGAAGCCGTGTCTATAAATAAAGTGGCTCCAAGTTGAAATATTATAACCAGATTTTTTGCATTAAGCACATCAATAAATCAGTGTCCTGCGGtcgtctttgttttttgttttaaatctgcaataaagacaaaacaaaacggaGTCACAAGTAAGCGAGAACATTAATTCagcataaatgtatttattgatgatagaaaacaaaatatcaaatgaagtcaaggccaaaataaaatgaaaaagaaaaaaaaaaagaaaaaaaaatgcatcgaTACAAAATCTAGAggatttaaatatgtattaaagCATTTGCTACTGAGAGAAATGAtgttttactgaataaaaacattgaggAAATGTCAAGACTTTCAAGTAGAGAACATTACCATGGGTCATCTCATATGtttgtacatattttacattatctTCTATTTTAATACAGATTTCTGAACAATAATAACTGTTATAGTAAGAATAATAACCGTaacaagatgaagaaaaactaacaaaagtgTTTCAATGAATATGTGTTTCTCTGTAAActggtatttttttctgttctttttttttctccataccTGTGAAACAGAGGAACAGTGCaccttgaaaatattttttttatactcttTCATTCCCAGCATTTAGAGGTGAGGTGTAAATGAC
Coding sequences within:
- the LOC103465123 gene encoding parapinopsin-like — translated: MSFRRSFCVHHVQEAMQPNAWFYMEEPPLSRAGFIVLSVIMAFFTIPAIVLNGTVIIVSLMHKQLRQPLNYALVNMAAADLGTAMTGGVLSVVNNAQGYFSLGRTGCVVEGFTVSLCGVTSLCTVALIAVERMFVVCKPLGQITFQKKHAVGGIVLSWLWSLAWNLPPLFGWGRYDLEGVGTNCAPDWHNTDPNNVSYLIAYFAVCFAFPLTLILVSYAKLLWTLHQVSKMACVEGGAVAKGEMKVASMVILMVLSFLVAWLPYAGLAMFVVCRPDAKIHPLVGSLPVYLAKSSTAYNPIIYILLNKQFRKYAVPFLLCRKEMVEEDEASEATTTVEAVSINKVAPS